A single window of Vibrio gazogenes DNA harbors:
- the yggU gene encoding DUF167 family protein YggU has translation MASAIMTAICQEGLDIILRLYIQPKASRDNIVGLHGDELKIAITAPPVDGKANAHLIKFLSKQFKVAKSGIEIERGELGRHKQVRIHSPSQIPQMIQSLL, from the coding sequence ATGGCATCAGCTATAATGACCGCCATCTGTCAGGAAGGGCTGGATATCATCCTAAGGCTATATATCCAGCCCAAAGCCAGCCGGGACAATATTGTGGGATTACATGGTGATGAACTCAAAATCGCCATTACTGCCCCACCGGTCGATGGCAAAGCCAATGCCCATCTGATTAAGTTTTTGTCCAAACAATTTAAAGTCGCGAAAAGTGGCATTGAGATTGAAAGAGGCGAGCTGGGCAGACATAAACAAGTCCGGATTCATTCCCCAAGCCAAATCCCTCAGATGATCCAATCTTTGTTGTAA
- the proC gene encoding pyrroline-5-carboxylate reductase — MEQRQIAFIGAGNMAKAIIAGLVGSGYPATQITATAPTDRHLLPLTNDYGIRTSHDNHQVVRQADVVVLAVKPQLMADVCRHFQDIDLSQKLVISIAAGITCQRLSDMLNTPNLNLIRVMPNTPSLINQGMSGLFATAPVTETDQAFTTELFQSVGEVCWVNDESQMNGIIAAAGSAPAYFFLFMEAMQQEAIAQGFDAETARLLVQQSAVGAAAMVKANPNSDFTALREQVTSKGGTTAEAIRTFNEHALAETVAQAMQAAVKRAEAMEKQF, encoded by the coding sequence ATGGAACAAAGACAGATCGCCTTCATCGGTGCCGGAAATATGGCAAAAGCGATCATTGCAGGCTTAGTCGGTAGCGGATATCCCGCGACACAAATCACGGCAACAGCACCGACAGATCGGCATTTGCTACCACTGACAAACGATTATGGTATCCGAACATCACATGATAACCATCAAGTCGTCCGGCAGGCAGACGTGGTTGTTCTTGCTGTGAAACCCCAATTAATGGCGGATGTTTGCCGTCATTTTCAAGATATTGATTTGTCGCAAAAGCTAGTGATATCTATCGCTGCCGGCATCACTTGTCAGCGTTTGAGTGATATGCTCAACACGCCGAATCTCAACCTGATTCGGGTCATGCCCAATACGCCATCCTTAATCAATCAGGGTATGAGCGGGTTATTTGCTACTGCACCAGTAACAGAGACGGATCAAGCGTTTACAACCGAACTGTTTCAATCCGTCGGAGAAGTTTGTTGGGTCAATGATGAATCTCAGATGAATGGAATTATTGCCGCAGCCGGTAGCGCACCCGCTTATTTCTTCCTATTCATGGAAGCGATGCAGCAAGAAGCGATAGCCCAAGGATTTGATGCCGAGACAGCTCGTCTGCTGGTTCAACAAAGTGCGGTTGGCGCGGCGGCAATGGTCAAAGCAAATCCGAACAGCGACTTCACAGCACTCAGAGAGCAGGTCACGTCAAAAGGCGGGACGACCGCTGAAGCAATCCGAACCTTCAATGAACATGCTCTGGCTGAAACAGTTGCACAAGCAATGCAAGCTGCGGTAAAACGTGCCGAAGCGATGGAAAAACAATTTTAA
- the gshB gene encoding glutathione synthase: MIKLGVVMDPIEGINIKKDTTFAMMLEAQRRGYEVHYIKMDGLHLDQGVAYADTQIVRLQEDPNHWFDIQSSQSIALSELDAVLMRKDPPFDTEYIYATYILERAEEQGTLIVNKPQSLRDCNEKLFTAWFPELTPTTIVTRKAEKIRAFQQQHGDIILKPLDGMGGASIFRVKSGDPNLSVIIETLTNQGQNYCMAQTFVPDISNGDKRILVVDGEPMPYCLARIPPKGETRGNLAAGGTGEARPLTETDRQIAEKIAPALKEKGLIFVGLDVIGDKLTEINVTSPTCVREIEAKYNISITGKLMDAIERRVKA, translated from the coding sequence ATGATTAAACTAGGCGTTGTGATGGATCCGATTGAAGGGATCAACATCAAAAAAGATACCACCTTTGCGATGATGCTTGAAGCACAGCGTCGTGGCTATGAAGTGCACTACATCAAAATGGATGGACTGCATTTAGATCAAGGCGTCGCTTATGCCGACACTCAAATTGTGCGTCTTCAGGAAGATCCGAACCACTGGTTTGATATTCAGTCAAGCCAAAGCATTGCGCTGTCTGAGCTGGATGCAGTACTGATGCGTAAAGATCCACCATTCGATACAGAATATATCTACGCCACTTATATTCTGGAAAGAGCAGAAGAACAAGGCACCCTGATTGTCAATAAACCGCAGAGTCTGCGTGATTGCAATGAGAAGCTGTTTACGGCTTGGTTCCCGGAATTGACACCGACCACCATTGTGACCCGCAAAGCGGAGAAAATCCGCGCATTTCAGCAGCAGCACGGCGATATTATTCTCAAGCCGTTAGATGGGATGGGTGGCGCGTCGATCTTCCGAGTGAAATCCGGCGATCCAAACCTTTCCGTCATTATTGAAACACTAACCAACCAAGGTCAGAATTACTGTATGGCACAAACGTTCGTGCCGGATATCAGTAATGGTGATAAACGCATCCTTGTCGTAGACGGAGAGCCAATGCCATATTGTCTGGCCAGAATTCCACCCAAGGGTGAAACGCGAGGCAATCTGGCAGCTGGAGGAACAGGAGAAGCCCGGCCACTGACAGAAACGGATCGTCAAATCGCTGAAAAAATCGCACCGGCACTGAAGGAAAAAGGGCTAATTTTTGTCGGTCTCGATGTGATTGGTGATAAACTCACCGAAATCAATGTCACCAGCCCAACTTGTGTTCGGGAAATTGAAGCGAAATACAATATTTCAATTACAGGAAAACTCATGGACGCTATCGAACGTCGCGTAAAAGCATAA
- the rsmE gene encoding 16S rRNA (uracil(1498)-N(3))-methyltransferase, with product MRVPRIYHPEKISPARLVTLSEDAAGHVGRVLRMQTGQEIILFDGNGSEYPAELAEISKKAVTAQVGDAVVRDNESPLHLHLGQVISRGDKMEFTIQKSVELGVNTITPLLSERCGVKLDQKRFEKKLQQWQKIVIAACEQCGRNTMPEIRPIMSLADWCSEETDSLKLNLHPRASYSINTLPAPDKGIRLLIGPEGGLSAEEIQMTKNYQFEEILLGPRVLRTETAALTAITALQVRFGDLG from the coding sequence ATGAGAGTGCCCCGTATTTACCATCCGGAGAAAATCTCCCCTGCTCGTCTGGTGACATTAAGTGAAGATGCGGCCGGTCATGTCGGTCGTGTGCTGAGAATGCAAACAGGGCAGGAAATCATATTATTTGATGGTAATGGCTCAGAATATCCGGCCGAGTTGGCCGAAATCAGTAAAAAAGCAGTCACCGCGCAAGTTGGAGACGCTGTTGTTCGCGACAATGAATCCCCGCTGCACCTTCATCTGGGCCAAGTCATTTCTCGCGGAGACAAAATGGAATTTACCATTCAAAAATCCGTGGAACTCGGCGTCAATACCATCACCCCTCTGCTGTCAGAACGGTGTGGTGTCAAACTGGACCAAAAACGCTTTGAGAAAAAATTGCAGCAATGGCAAAAGATTGTGATTGCGGCCTGTGAACAATGCGGACGCAATACAATGCCTGAGATCAGACCGATCATGTCACTGGCAGATTGGTGCAGTGAAGAGACAGACTCACTCAAACTGAACCTTCATCCTCGCGCATCGTATTCAATCAACACCCTACCGGCACCAGACAAAGGTATTCGTCTGCTCATCGGTCCGGAAGGGGGACTGTCCGCTGAAGAAATTCAGATGACGAAAAATTATCAATTTGAAGAAATATTACTCGGTCCCCGCGTGCTCAGAACAGAAACGGCAGCCTTAACGGCGATCACTGCACTACAGGTGCGTTTTGGTGACCTTGGCTAA
- the tkt gene encoding transketolase: MSSQKRLANAIRALSMDGVQQANSGHPGAPMGMADIAEVLWRSHLNHNPQNPNWADRDRFVLSNGHGSMLIYSLLHLTGYDLSIDDLKNFRQLHSKTPGHPEYGYAPGIETTTGPLGQGITNAVGMAIAEKALAAQFNRDQHNIVDHHTYAFLGDGCLMEGISHEACSLAGTLGLGKLIAFWDDNGISIDGEVDGWFTDDTAKRFEAYGWHVIPAVDGHDSAAIEAAITAAKAETSRPTLICTKTVIGFGSPNKSGSHDCHGAPLGADEIKATREQLGWEYGPFEIPADIYAQWDAKESGAAKEAAWDEKFAAYQAAYPELAAEFKRRVNGELPADWETQTNQIIAQLQANPATIASRKASQNALEAFGKLLPEFMGGSADLAPSNLTMWSGSKSLTPNDASGNYIHYGVREFGMTAIINGIALHGGFIPYGATFLMFMEYARNAMRMAALMKVQNIQVYTHDSIGLGEDGPTHQPVEQIASLRLTPNMSTWRPCDQVESAVAWKLAIERKDAPTALIFSRQNLAQQARDAEQVANIAKGGYILKDCQGTPDLILIATGSEVDLAVQAAAELTAKGKQVRVVSMPSTDAFDRQDAAYREAVLPASVTARVAIEAGIADYWYKYVGLNGRIVGMNSFGESAPAGELFKLFGFTVDNVVEVALSLG, translated from the coding sequence ATGTCTTCCCAAAAACGTCTCGCGAATGCAATCCGCGCTTTAAGTATGGATGGTGTTCAACAAGCCAATTCAGGTCACCCCGGCGCCCCAATGGGGATGGCGGATATCGCTGAAGTGCTGTGGCGCTCTCACCTGAACCACAATCCACAAAATCCGAATTGGGCTGACCGCGACCGTTTCGTGCTCTCTAACGGCCACGGCTCGATGCTGATTTATTCACTGTTACATTTGACGGGGTATGACCTGTCGATTGACGACCTGAAGAACTTCCGTCAGTTGCATTCAAAAACACCGGGCCACCCGGAATACGGCTATGCACCGGGCATTGAAACCACAACCGGGCCTCTCGGACAAGGCATCACCAACGCGGTTGGTATGGCAATTGCGGAGAAAGCGCTTGCCGCGCAGTTTAACCGTGACCAGCACAATATCGTTGACCATCACACTTATGCTTTCCTCGGTGATGGCTGTTTGATGGAAGGGATTTCTCATGAAGCGTGCTCTTTGGCCGGAACTTTGGGTCTGGGTAAGCTGATTGCGTTTTGGGACGACAACGGCATTTCGATTGACGGTGAGGTGGACGGTTGGTTCACAGATGACACCGCAAAACGTTTTGAAGCATACGGCTGGCATGTCATTCCGGCGGTAGACGGACATGACTCAGCTGCAATTGAAGCGGCGATTACCGCAGCCAAAGCAGAAACGTCACGTCCGACATTGATTTGTACCAAAACCGTGATTGGTTTTGGCTCACCCAACAAATCCGGCTCTCATGATTGTCACGGTGCGCCACTGGGTGCGGATGAAATCAAAGCAACACGTGAGCAACTGGGTTGGGAATATGGCCCGTTTGAGATTCCGGCTGATATTTATGCACAGTGGGATGCGAAAGAATCCGGTGCAGCAAAAGAAGCGGCATGGGATGAGAAGTTCGCAGCGTATCAGGCGGCTTACCCTGAGCTGGCGGCTGAATTCAAGCGTCGGGTCAACGGTGAACTGCCGGCAGACTGGGAAACACAAACCAACCAAATCATTGCACAATTGCAAGCCAATCCGGCCACAATCGCTTCCCGGAAAGCCTCTCAAAATGCTTTGGAAGCCTTCGGTAAGTTACTGCCTGAATTCATGGGCGGCTCGGCTGACCTCGCGCCTTCTAACCTGACCATGTGGTCTGGCTCGAAGTCTCTGACGCCAAATGATGCGTCCGGCAACTATATTCATTATGGTGTCCGTGAATTTGGGATGACGGCTATCATCAACGGGATTGCACTGCACGGTGGTTTCATTCCTTACGGTGCCACCTTCCTGATGTTTATGGAATATGCGCGCAATGCAATGCGGATGGCTGCGTTGATGAAAGTGCAGAACATTCAGGTTTACACCCATGATTCCATTGGTTTGGGTGAAGACGGTCCGACCCACCAGCCGGTTGAACAAATTGCGTCACTGCGTCTGACACCGAACATGAGCACATGGCGTCCTTGTGACCAGGTTGAATCCGCGGTGGCTTGGAAACTGGCGATTGAACGCAAAGATGCCCCGACTGCCCTGATTTTCTCTCGTCAGAATCTGGCGCAGCAGGCGCGTGATGCAGAACAGGTAGCAAACATCGCCAAAGGTGGCTACATCCTCAAAGATTGTCAGGGCACACCGGATTTAATTCTGATTGCGACTGGCTCTGAAGTTGATTTAGCCGTTCAGGCGGCAGCAGAACTGACTGCGAAAGGTAAGCAGGTTCGTGTGGTTTCTATGCCTTCAACGGATGCATTTGACCGTCAGGATGCCGCTTACCGTGAAGCCGTACTACCAGCCTCAGTGACTGCTCGCGTTGCGATTGAAGCGGGTATTGCGGATTACTGGTACAAGTATGTCGGCCTCAATGGTCGCATTGTCGGCATGAACAGCTTTGGTGAGTCAGCACCGGCTGGCGAACTGTTCAAATTGTTCGGCTTTACTGTGGATAATGTCGTGGAAGTGGCACTGTCTTTAGGGTAA
- a CDS encoding type IV pilus twitching motility protein PilT translates to MDISSLLALSVKQNASDLHLSANHPPMLRIDGGLRKLACETLSSQRVLSLTESMMTVAQREQFRLAQEADWCYQSEFGRFRVNRFVQSRGYAAVMRYIPNDIPTLQSLDVPDVLADICRYRQGLVLVTGATGSGKSTTLAAMVDAMNRCDEKHIVTIEDPVEFVHHSQLSLVHHREIGRDSASFAEALRAALRADPDVLLIGELRDSETIRLALTAAETGHLVLATLHTRNAAQSIDRMIDVFPADEQSRVRTVLAESLQAVIAQRLLPKVGGGRVGCYEVLIATSAVRNLIRENRLPQIESVMQAGAERGMRTMMQDRQRLLTLGKVLPES, encoded by the coding sequence ATGGATATATCAAGCTTATTGGCTCTCAGTGTAAAACAGAATGCCTCTGATCTACATCTTTCTGCAAATCACCCGCCGATGTTACGGATCGATGGTGGATTGAGAAAGTTGGCATGTGAAACGTTATCCAGCCAGAGGGTTCTGTCTCTGACTGAATCAATGATGACTGTCGCACAGCGAGAACAATTCCGTCTCGCCCAAGAAGCAGACTGGTGTTATCAGAGTGAGTTTGGTCGATTTCGGGTGAACCGCTTTGTGCAAAGCCGTGGCTATGCTGCGGTGATGCGCTATATTCCGAATGATATTCCGACGCTCCAATCACTCGACGTGCCGGATGTTCTTGCCGATATTTGTCGCTATCGTCAGGGTTTGGTATTGGTTACTGGGGCGACCGGTTCCGGCAAATCAACGACTTTAGCTGCGATGGTTGATGCAATGAACCGTTGTGATGAGAAGCATATTGTGACGATTGAAGATCCGGTTGAGTTTGTCCATCACTCTCAGCTGTCTTTGGTCCATCACCGGGAAATCGGGCGCGACAGTGCGTCTTTTGCCGAGGCGCTGCGCGCTGCATTACGGGCCGATCCGGATGTGTTGCTGATCGGTGAGTTACGCGATTCTGAAACCATTCGCCTGGCTTTGACCGCCGCAGAAACCGGACATTTGGTGTTGGCAACACTGCATACCCGTAATGCTGCCCAATCCATTGATCGGATGATTGACGTGTTTCCTGCGGATGAGCAGAGCCGGGTTCGTACGGTGCTGGCCGAATCGCTACAGGCAGTGATTGCCCAGCGCTTATTGCCCAAAGTCGGGGGCGGTCGGGTCGGCTGTTATGAAGTGTTGATAGCGACCTCGGCGGTGCGGAATTTGATTCGGGAAAATCGACTGCCTCAGATTGAATCGGTTATGCAGGCAGGGGCCGAGCGTGGGATGAGAACCATGATGCAAGATCGGCAGCGGTTATTGACTCTCGGGAAAGTTTTGCCGGAATCCTAG
- a CDS encoding YqgE/AlgH family protein encodes MNLTNHFLVAMPGMQDPYFKNSVIYICEHNEEGAMGLMINAPIDITVETMLKQVEIDPLYPQENTDSLNSPVFNGGPVSSDRGFILHRPKDHYESSLQMTDELSVTTSKDILAVLGTDAEPSHYLVALGYSGWEAGQLESELADNSWLTIEADPEVIFNTPIHEKWNRAVKTLGITPAQLSTMAGHA; translated from the coding sequence ATGAATTTAACCAATCATTTTCTTGTGGCAATGCCGGGAATGCAGGACCCTTACTTCAAAAATAGTGTGATTTACATTTGTGAACACAATGAAGAAGGTGCCATGGGGCTGATGATCAATGCCCCTATCGATATCACAGTAGAAACTATGCTGAAACAGGTCGAGATTGACCCACTTTATCCGCAGGAAAACACCGATAGTTTGAATAGCCCTGTCTTTAACGGTGGGCCGGTTTCTTCTGATCGGGGTTTTATTTTGCACCGTCCCAAAGATCACTATGAATCCAGCCTGCAAATGACGGATGAGCTGAGTGTTACAACCTCAAAAGATATTCTGGCTGTGCTCGGTACTGATGCCGAGCCCAGTCATTATCTGGTTGCTCTTGGTTATTCCGGTTGGGAAGCAGGCCAACTGGAGAGTGAATTAGCTGACAATTCCTGGCTGACGATTGAAGCCGATCCCGAAGTCATTTTTAACACACCGATTCACGAGAAGTGGAATCGGGCGGTCAAAACACTGGGTATCACCCCAGCACAGCTATCAACAATGGCCGGACACGCTTAA
- a CDS encoding YggS family pyridoxal phosphate-dependent enzyme has protein sequence MSTIAQNIQHIMSDIERVQEKCGRTRNSVLLLAVSKTKPVEAIDEAIQAGQLAFGENYVQEGIEKVQYFARHAQDKPLEWHFIGPIQSNKTRQVAEHFAWVHTIDREKIAQRLNDQRPADMPPLQVLIQVNTSGEDSKSGAGEQEIFQLAALISALPNLTLRGLMSIPENVPDYDAQLTAFKKLATLKEKLQDIYPEVDTLSMGMSGDMEAAIAAGSTIVRIGTAIFGARDYSNT, from the coding sequence ATGAGTACGATTGCACAAAACATTCAACATATCATGTCAGACATCGAGCGGGTTCAGGAAAAATGTGGACGTACTCGAAATTCTGTTCTTTTGCTGGCAGTCAGCAAAACCAAACCGGTCGAAGCGATTGATGAGGCGATTCAAGCCGGCCAGCTTGCTTTCGGTGAAAACTATGTGCAAGAAGGGATCGAAAAAGTACAGTATTTCGCCCGACACGCACAGGATAAACCTTTAGAATGGCACTTTATCGGCCCGATACAGTCCAATAAAACACGTCAGGTTGCTGAGCACTTTGCATGGGTTCATACCATTGATCGCGAGAAAATCGCCCAACGTCTCAACGATCAAAGACCGGCTGACATGCCACCGCTTCAGGTACTGATTCAGGTCAATACCAGTGGTGAAGACTCCAAATCCGGAGCCGGAGAGCAAGAGATTTTTCAGTTGGCTGCATTGATTTCTGCGCTGCCAAACCTCACTTTAAGAGGATTAATGTCGATTCCGGAAAACGTGCCGGACTACGATGCCCAACTGACAGCATTTAAAAAATTGGCCACACTGAAAGAAAAACTACAAGATATCTATCCCGAAGTGGATACGCTTTCCATGGGAATGAGTGGAGATATGGAAGCTGCGATTGCAGCGGGTAGTACCATCGTCAGAATCGGAACCGCCATTTTCGGTGCCCGTGATTATTCAAACACCTGA
- the metK gene encoding methionine adenosyltransferase produces the protein MTKHLFTSESVSEGHPDKIADQISDAVLDAILEQDPKARVACETYVKTGMVMVGGEITTSAWVDIEELTRTTVREIGYTHSDMGFDADSCAVLNTIGKQSPDINQGVDRADPKEQGAGDQGIMFGYATNETDVLMPAPITYAHRLVQRQSEVRKNGTLPWLRPDAKSQVTFQYNDGKIAGIDAVVLSTQHSDSISTESLREAVMEEIIKPTLPAEWLNKETKYFINPTGRFVIGGPMGDCGLTGRKIIVDTYGGAARHGGGAFSGKDPSKVDRSAAYAARYVAKNIVAAGLADRCEIQLSYAIGVADPTSIMIETFGTEKVAHDIIIEAVRQHFDLRPYGLQEMLNLLQPIYKKTAAYGHFGRDEFPWEAIDKAALLRDFAGLK, from the coding sequence ATGACAAAGCATCTGTTTACTTCTGAATCCGTATCAGAAGGACATCCTGATAAAATTGCCGATCAAATTTCCGATGCCGTACTTGATGCGATTTTAGAACAAGACCCAAAAGCGCGTGTTGCCTGTGAAACCTATGTCAAAACAGGCATGGTTATGGTTGGTGGCGAAATCACGACATCAGCTTGGGTCGATATTGAAGAATTAACCCGAACCACGGTTCGTGAAATTGGCTATACCCACTCAGATATGGGATTCGATGCGGACTCTTGCGCAGTTTTAAATACCATCGGCAAACAGTCTCCTGATATTAATCAGGGTGTTGATCGCGCCGATCCGAAAGAACAAGGTGCTGGTGACCAAGGTATCATGTTCGGTTATGCAACCAACGAAACTGATGTTCTGATGCCAGCCCCGATCACTTACGCTCACCGCTTGGTTCAACGCCAGTCAGAAGTGCGTAAAAACGGCACACTGCCATGGTTACGTCCGGATGCGAAATCTCAGGTAACTTTCCAATATAACGACGGCAAAATTGCCGGAATCGATGCCGTGGTATTATCCACGCAACACAGTGACTCCATTTCAACTGAGTCATTGAGAGAAGCGGTGATGGAAGAAATCATCAAACCAACGCTGCCAGCTGAATGGTTAAACAAAGAAACCAAATACTTTATCAACCCGACCGGTCGTTTTGTTATCGGTGGCCCAATGGGTGACTGTGGTCTGACTGGCCGGAAAATCATCGTTGATACATACGGTGGTGCAGCACGTCACGGTGGCGGTGCCTTCTCAGGAAAAGACCCATCTAAAGTTGACCGTTCAGCAGCCTACGCTGCGCGTTATGTTGCCAAAAACATCGTTGCAGCCGGTCTGGCTGATCGTTGTGAGATTCAATTATCTTACGCGATTGGTGTTGCGGATCCGACCTCAATCATGATTGAAACATTCGGTACAGAAAAAGTGGCGCACGACATCATCATTGAAGCTGTTCGCCAGCACTTCGACCTCCGTCCGTACGGACTTCAGGAAATGCTGAATCTGCTCCAGCCGATTTACAAGAAAACCGCAGCTTATGGTCACTTCGGTCGGGATGAGTTCCCATGGGAAGCAATCGACAAAGCAGCATTACTAAGAGACTTTGCTGGCCTGAAGTAA
- the ruvX gene encoding Holliday junction resolvase RuvX: MSRTIMAFDYGTKSIGSAIGQEITGTASPLKAFPAKDGIPRWEDIEKQIQEWKPDLLIVGLPTDLQGKDLETITPRAKKFANRLHGRFGLPVELHDERLSTTEARSTLFEHGGFRALKKGNIDCQSAVIILESWFETQWG; encoded by the coding sequence ATGTCCAGAACAATCATGGCCTTTGATTATGGTACGAAAAGTATCGGCAGCGCGATCGGGCAGGAAATTACCGGCACCGCATCCCCTCTGAAGGCGTTTCCGGCAAAAGACGGGATTCCCAGATGGGAAGATATTGAGAAGCAGATTCAGGAATGGAAACCGGACCTGCTCATTGTCGGCTTACCGACTGATTTACAAGGCAAAGATTTGGAGACCATCACACCTCGTGCCAAAAAATTTGCCAATCGCCTACATGGTCGTTTCGGTTTACCGGTTGAACTGCATGATGAACGTTTATCTACGACCGAAGCCCGCAGCACACTGTTTGAGCACGGCGGTTTCCGAGCGCTGAAAAAAGGCAATATAGACTGTCAATCAGCGGTGATCATTCTGGAAAGCTGGTTTGAAACCCAGTGGGGGTGA
- a CDS encoding SprT family zinc-dependent metalloprotease, with the protein MSASPISVELHSQVTARILSCIEQASHYFQHPFPQPGLSYQLRGKAAGKAYCHCWEIRLNPVLLVENQSEFLQQVIPHEIAHLLVHHLYGRVRPHGSEWQSVMTQVFSLPPQTTHQFDTRSVAGETFPYHCQCQQFSLSIRRHRKVQRQQVIYRCTQCQQPLRYNGTEYE; encoded by the coding sequence GTGTCAGCCTCACCAATATCAGTTGAACTCCATAGCCAAGTTACCGCTCGGATCTTGTCTTGTATTGAGCAAGCATCGCACTACTTTCAACACCCTTTCCCGCAACCAGGCCTTAGCTATCAACTGCGTGGTAAAGCGGCCGGAAAAGCTTATTGTCATTGCTGGGAAATCCGTCTGAACCCGGTGCTGCTTGTTGAAAATCAAAGCGAATTTTTGCAACAAGTAATTCCTCACGAGATAGCTCACCTGCTGGTCCACCACCTGTATGGCCGGGTAAGACCACACGGTTCAGAATGGCAATCAGTAATGACGCAGGTTTTCAGTTTGCCACCGCAGACAACCCATCAGTTTGATACACGTTCCGTGGCCGGAGAAACTTTCCCGTACCATTGCCAATGTCAGCAATTTTCGTTGTCGATTCGTCGTCACCGGAAAGTACAACGTCAGCAAGTCATCTATCGTTGTACACAATGCCAGCAGCCCCTGAGATATAATGGCACCGAATATGAATGA
- a CDS encoding YggT family protein — MNSMSFLISTLFNLYIMVVLMRIWLQAARADFYNPFSQFVVKATQPVVGPLRRIIPSIGNLDMATVLFAYVLCVLKFTILVMLASGGAAGFNTYFLFLGLLALIKAAGGLLFWVLLIRAILSWVSQGRSPIEYVFIQVTEPFLMPIRKILPDLGGIDLSVLVVFILLQFINIMVGDFIGPLWHQL, encoded by the coding sequence ATGAATTCAATGAGTTTTCTAATCTCTACCCTGTTTAACCTGTATATCATGGTCGTACTGATGCGGATCTGGCTTCAGGCCGCTCGTGCAGATTTTTATAATCCGTTTTCCCAGTTTGTGGTGAAAGCAACGCAGCCGGTGGTTGGTCCGCTGCGCCGTATCATTCCGTCAATAGGCAACCTTGATATGGCAACGGTATTATTTGCCTATGTGCTGTGTGTCCTGAAATTTACCATACTGGTGATGCTTGCTTCCGGTGGTGCGGCAGGATTCAATACCTACTTTTTATTTCTGGGGCTGCTTGCACTGATAAAAGCAGCGGGCGGATTGTTGTTCTGGGTCTTGTTGATCCGTGCCATTCTGAGTTGGGTCAGTCAAGGCAGAAGCCCGATAGAATATGTCTTTATCCAAGTCACTGAACCTTTCCTAATGCCGATCAGAAAAATCTTGCCGGATTTAGGGGGCATTGATTTGAGCGTACTGGTCGTCTTTATTCTGTTGCAATTTATTAACATCATGGTCGGTGACTTTATCGGTCCGTTATGGCATCAGCTATAA